A genome region from Manihot esculenta cultivar AM560-2 chromosome 5, M.esculenta_v8, whole genome shotgun sequence includes the following:
- the LOC110616037 gene encoding proteasome subunit beta type-1, whose product MTKQLANWSPYDNNGGSCVAIAGADYCVIAADTRMSTGYSILTREYSKICKLAEKSVMASSGFQADVKALQKHLAARHLIYQHQHNKQMSCPAMAQLLSNTLYYKRFFPYYAFNVLGGLDSEGKGCVYTYDAVGSYERVGYSAQGSGSTLIMPFLDNQLKSPSPLLLPAQDAVTPLSEVEAVDLVKTVFASATERDIYTGDKLEIVILNADGIRREHMELRKD is encoded by the exons ATGACTAAGCAACTAGCTAACTGGTCTCCATACGATAACAATGGAGG ATCTTGTGTTGCGATTGCTGGCGCCGATTACTGCGTCATCGCCGCCGACACTCGAATGTCCACTGGCTACAGTATTCTCACCCGGGAGTACTCCAAAATCTGTAAATT AGCTGAAAAAAGTGTAATGGCATCTTCTGGCTTTCAAGCTGATGTGAAAGCCCTACAAAAACATTTGGCAGCTAGGCACTTG ATCTATCAACATCAACACAACAAGCAAATGAGCTGTCCTGCCATGGCTCAACTACTCTCCAACACTCTCTACTACAAGCGCTTCTTTCCCTATTATGCTTTTAATGTTCTAGGTGGCCTTGATAGTGAAG GAAAGGGCTGTGTGTACACTTATGATGCTGTTGGCTCCTATGAGAGGGTTGGATATAGTGCTCAGGGTTCTGGTTCCACTCTGATCATGCCTTTCCTGGATAACCAACTGAAGTCTCCCAGCCCTCTCTTATTGCCTGCCCAG GATGCTGTAACTCCACTTTCAGAAGTGGAAGCTGTTGACCTGGTAAAAACTGTTTTTGCATCTGCAACTGAGAGAGATATTTACACT GGAGACAAACTTGAAATTGTTATCCTAAATGCTGACGGTATTCGGCGCGAGCATATGGAACTCAGAAAAGATTAA
- the LOC110616038 gene encoding uncharacterized protein LOC110616038 — MTSMAAPTGAYHGYFYKTRSNHHIGSARPRIFLAHQRNDDDDENIKPSDQIARREIILRSSELAVVGAIFNLSGKKPEYLGVQKNQQALALCPATSNCISTSENVSDLTHYAPPWNYNGSRKKPVSREVAMEELLQVINSTKPDKFTPRIAEKEDDYLHVEYQSPILGLVDDVEFWFPPGNDSIVEYRSASRLGNFDFDYNRKRIKMLRLELEKRGWASVDSF, encoded by the exons ATGACTTCAATGGCAGCACCAACAGGCGCCTACCATGGCTATTTTTATAAGACTCGTAGCAACCACCACATCGGTTCAGCCCGTCCTCGAATCTTCCTTGCTCATCAGCGAAACGACGACGACGACGAAAACATCAAACCCAGCGACCAAATTGCTCGAAG GGAAATTATACTGAGGAGCAGCGAATTAGCAGTAGTTGGGGCCATTTTTAATCTCAG TGGGAAAAAGCCTGAATATTTGGGTGTGCAGAAGAACCAACAAGCACTAGCCCTGTGTCCAGCTACCAGCAATTGCATCTCAACTTCGGAGAATGTCAGCGATCTTACTCATTACGCTCCTCCTTG GAACTACAATGGCAGTAGAAAGAAGCCTGTGAGTAGAGAAGTGGCAATGGAGGAACTTCTTCAAGTG ATAAATTCAACAAAACCAGATAAATTTACCCCGCGGATTGCAGAAAAGGAGGATGACTATTTGCATGTGGAATACCAAAGTCCCATTTTGGGG TTGGTGGATGACGTTGAATTTTGGTTTCCACCGGGCAATGACTCCATCGTGGAGTATCGATCTGCTTCGAGATTGGGAAACTTCGATTTTGATTATAATAGAAAGAGAATCAAG ATGTTGCGACTAGAACTGGAGAAAAGAGGATGGGCGTCCGTGGACAGTTTCTGA
- the LOC110616156 gene encoding AT-hook motif nuclear-localized protein 1 produces METREGLTSGVTVIGAEAPSTYHVAPRTENLSQMTVSPAVAVSPVSVGLTGTTEKKKRGRPRKYGPDGTVARALSPMPISSSAPSGGDFSAGKPCKMWPGSFEKKKYKKMGLENSGDWASTSVGTNFTPHVITVNAGEDVTMKVISFSQQGPRAICILSANGVISNVTLRQPDSSGGTLTYEGRFEILSLSGSFMPTESQGTRSRSGGMSVSLASPDGRVVGGGVAGLLIAASPVQVVVGSFLPGNQQDLKPKKPKIDAVTAPITPTPTIAAAPVPVSNPEKEESVGGNGQQISSSLRRENWTTMQSVQDLRKSGTDINVSLAEA; encoded by the exons ATGGAAACGAGAGAAGGATTAACTTCAGGGGTTACAGTGATAGGAGCTGAAGCTCCATCAACTTATCATGTGGCGCCAAGGACTGAAAATCTTAGCCAGATGACCGTTTCACCAGCAGTGGCTGTGTCACCAGTCAGTGTGGGACTGACTGGAACAacagaaaagaagaagagaggtaGGCCTAGGAAATATGGACCAGATGGGACGGTAGCTAGGGCATTGTCGCCAATGCCCATTTCTTCTTCAGCTCCATCTGGTGGAGACTTCTCTGCTGGAAAGCCCTGTAAAATGTGGCCCGGTAGTTTTGAGAAAAAGAAGTACAAGAAAATGGGATTGGAAAATTCAG GCGATTGGGCTTCTACTTCAGTTGGTACAAATTTTACTCCACATGTTATCACTGTCAATGCTGGAGAG GATGTTACTATGAAGGTTATATCCTTTTCGCAACAAGGACCTCGAGCTATTTGCATTCTTTCTGCTAATGGGGTAATTTCAAATGTTACTCTTCGCCAACCAGATTCTTCTGGGGGTACTTTGACATATGAG GGCCGCTTTGAAATACTGTCGTTGTCTGGATCTTTTATGCCTACTGAGAGTCAAGGAACAAGAAGCAGATCAGGTGGGATGAGTGTCTCTTTGGCAAGCCCTGATGGTCGTGTTGTAGGAGGAGGTGTTGCTGGACTTCTAATAGCTGCTAGTCCTGTGCAG GTTGTTGTAGGCAGTTTCCTACCTGGCAACCAGCAAGACCTGAAACCTAAGAAGCCAAAGATTGATGCAGTAACTGCCCCGATTACACCTACCCCAACTATAGCTGCTGCTCCTGTACCTGTATCTAATCCAGAAAAAGAGGAGAGTGTAGGTGGAAACGGGCAGCAAATTTCCTCATCCTTACGGAGAGAAAACTGGACTACTATGCAATCGGTGCAGGACTTGAGAAAATCAGGAACTGATATCAATGTATCTCTGGCAGAAGCTTAA